The Triticum urartu cultivar G1812 chromosome 5, Tu2.1, whole genome shotgun sequence genome contains the following window.
GTCTTACAATGGATGCCATGTGTGATACACGATTACAAGTATGACTAGATTGCTGAGAACTATCATGGTGGTGAAGGGGCCGGCTATGATGATTTAAATGACGGCCGCTAGGGTTGATGGAGATGGGGAGGATGATGGCTGGTCTGTTCGGCACTCCCCTCATGATGTACTCGATGCTCTCGATGTTCTATTATCTAGTTGGCGTCGACCTCTTTATAAAGGTTGTTCAGGTGGACGAGTAGCCACAGTTTCCACGCCATACAACCGCTCATACGAGCGGGCGTGGTCGTATGGAACATCAGTTTTTTGTATCTTTCCTCTGGTGCACCTCCCGGTTATCTCTACTTTACTCCTTTTCATGGTTTGGCTTGATTCTGTCCATAAATAACCCATTTTCCGtggaaataaaataaagataacATATTTGAAATCATATGCATTCATTAGTCATTAGTGACAATATTGAACAAATATCTCGATTTTAAGGAAATATATCTGTTTAAACTCAAGTTACAAGAGTGTAAAAGTAACATTCATCACTACTCCACGGCATGGGCGCGTCTGCCACATTAGACTGATGGACAGGACTCACACGACCACAAGTCTAAACACAGCGGACCGATGAGGATACATGTTGACGCTCCAGCGCACCGCCCGAGACTGCAAATCTGGCCGTTTAAGCAGGATGGTGGCACCTCAACCCTAGCCAGACTCATTTCCACCCGCCCCCTCCCCTCCATGCCACCCCCATCCAATTCTCCTGAGCTCACAGTCTGCCGGTAGTATTGGTCAGGCAGCGGATCACCACGTACGCGATGCTCACATTCGAGCGGTGATTGGTGCTCTTTGAGGAGATTCGGGCCAGGTGCACCACTCAGATTTTAGCCGGCCTGCCTCTGTACTCGCCGAGGCCGGAGGggccgaggaggaggagcaggagcaGACATCGGACGCGGCTATGGATGACGCGgggccggaggaggaggaagaggaggaaggtGAGACAAATCCAGCACCTCTGTCTGCCGGATTTGGCATGGCCGGCGCACTGGGCGAGTTCGAGGTCAcccaggaggaggaggcggcggagcggtAAGCCAGCCTTGACTCCATCCACTCGGAGGCGGAGGAGGCAAACCGAAGCTCGAGCGGAGGTGCATGCACTCTTCGCGGACATGGAGTCTGACGACGAGCCGGAGCTGCAGGAGGCGGCCATCCACCAGGAGGTAGGTCTGTCCGTCACAGCCAGCACAGAGGTCGTGTAGAATCTCCGACGGCGGCCAGTTTAGGCTCGGTTTACTGTGTACTAGCATGTAACTTTTGGGTTACTTGGTGTAGTATAGATTTGAGGTATGCAGACAGACGCGAAATGAAGGGCGATCGGGCTCTCTTCGCGGATGTGTCCATAGATGCGGGTCCGATTAGTCATACGTGGATGTAGATGCTCTTACTCAATGGATCACTCGCGTCCGAAAGGATCGGGCACAACTAGCAGACGAGCGTGCGTAAGTCCTACACTCAACAAATTCTATGTTCTTTCTTTAATCGCATTTGCTATTACTCCCTGATGGGTTCTTTTTGCCCGGTCAGGCGCGAGGGTAAGGCAACATACTTACATACAGGTTGCGGCATCCCGGTAAGGGAGGGAGAACAGGTTGACCAGTGTGGATGGAGAGCCTTTTACTTTTGATCGCCGCCCGAATTGGACAGCTGGCCGAACCCGAGACAGGGACACCGCAGCATTTGTTGATAAAGTGGCAATGTTTGGAGGATGAAGAGATGACCAAAAGGAGAAGAATTCGGTGGCAATCGTATGGCCTTTACCTTATTCTTTTTTCGAAAGTAGGTCTAAACGTATCATAATTTTCTAGTAGAGAACTGTGTAAGTATAAAAATAATAGTACCACTCGTTGCGAACAACGGATGTAGCACAAACACCACACCAGGTGCCTCCACCCTCTTGAAACTTGAAAGCAGCGGTAAACCCAGCCCAGGTGCCGGCCGCCCAGGGACACAGGCAAAGCCCTCTGCCGTAAGGGATCTGCAATTTTCATCCGACACGAATTTCTAACAACTAGAAATATGGTGGGAAAACTTCGAGTAAAGTTTACGCTAGCATCGAATAAAAAGGAGTGGACAGCACTCGCACTCGCGGTTTGAATTCGCGTCGTTCCTCACGTCAACGGAGGAGGAATAAAATAGTCACACGTGGTAGTGCACTAGTGCTGGTAGCAGCAGATCGGCTAGCAATGGAGGTGGCGTCACTGTACCGGCGGGTGCTCCCGACCCCGCCGGCCGTGGAGTTCGCCTCGCCGGAGGGGAGGCGGCTCTTTGCGGAGGCGCTGGAGGCCGGCACCATGGAGGGCTTCTTCAGCCTCGTCTCCCACTTCCAGACGCAGTCGGAGCCGGCCTTCTGCGGCCTCGCCTCCATCGCCGTCGTCCTCAACGCGCTCGCCATCGACCCGGGCCGCCGCTGGAAGGGGCCATGGCGGTGGTTCGACGAGTCCATGCTCGACTGCTGCGAGCCCCTCCACGTGGTCCGCTCCCAGGGCATCACCTTCGGCAAGGTCGTCTGCCTCGCGCGCTGCGCCGGCGCCAGCGTCCGCTGCTTCCGCGCCGACCACGCCACCGTCCACGACCTCCGCGCCCACCTCGCCCGCTGCGCCTCCTCACACGACTGCCACCTCATCGCCTCCTACCACAGGGGCCATTTCAAGCAGGTATGCTCTGCCAGCCTACCTTCTTCTCTCTGTTTGGCCCGGCCCGAGATCCCCTAACATCTTGGGGCTGATCTGATGCGGCGGCGTTCTGCAGACTGGGGGTGGCCATTTCTCGCCAATCGGCGGCTACCATGCCGGGACAGACAGGGCGCTCATCTTGGATGTCGCGCGCTTCAAATACCCTCCTCACTGGGTTCCACTGACACTTCTCTGGGAAGCCATGAATACCACTGACAAAGCAACTGGATTTCTCAGGGGGTATCTATCTTAATTTCTCTATCTTCTTTTAGTCGGCGCTGTATGCCGTATAAGATGCTGTTGTGCTCAATGTATTTCAGTTTGCTGTCTTGTTACCTTATAAGAGTAGTAGCCAAAGCCAAACATGGGATTTGGGATTAAGCAACTGCATTTGGACAGTCTTAGTTTTGCAATTCTTACAGCTTGCTGCATTCTAGGCCTTGACATGACAATACACATGTTTTCATCCCCTGTGCATTCAGATTTTTCAGGAAACCATCTGTAGCCTTGCCTGTTCTTTTCAGATAAAAATATAGATTCTTTTGAAAAGGAGGattacccccggcctctgcatggAGAACATAGATATAGACTAGAAAATTGCACTCTTGTTCCAGTTTTCCCCTGTGCAAAAAAACAGAGTACAAAATTGCAGTGTTGCATTTCATGCCCCTTCATGATGATGGTGTCTTGGTATTTCATAGGTTCATGCTTGTCTCAAGGCACAATTCAGCTCCTTCATTGCTCTACACAGTGGTAAGCATGCGGATGCTACGATGTATCAAATGCAAtgctattttttcttcttctcatTGCTTCCAATTTTTGTGCAGAGTTGCGGGGATGAAAGTTGGAAAAGCATGGCGAAATATTGTGTGGAAGATGCCCCCAATCTTTTGAAGGATGAGAGTCCAGACAATGTCACAACACTTCTGTCCCGCCTAGTGGGATCTCTCCCAGCCAATGCCGGAGATCTGATCAAATGTGTCGTTGAAGTCCGGAGAAAGGACGAAGGTGGGTCATGCTTGAGCAAAGAGGGGAAAGAGAGGCTTGTTTTGAAGGTCAGTTTCCTTTTTGCTTTGCTGATGCTGCTGTACTGATGTGCTGATCTAATCTCTGTATTTAATTTACAGGAAAAGGTATTACAGCAAGTCCGTGATACCAAGCTTTTCAGAATAGTCCAGGAACTGCAATACCCCAAGCGGCTTCGTCAGGCACACACAAATGGGGATGGGCCAAAGAATGTTATCCCAGGCACCGTAGTATCGGAAGGGAATGAACAAGCAAATAGTGTTGATTTGCTTTTATCAACATCCCCATCGGAAAAAAGCTTATGCAATCCAAACTCGAAGAACGAGGCTGTTAAGTATCCATCAAGCACAGATGTCCTAACTGTCCTGCTGCTGGTTTTACATCCGAGCACATGGTTTGGCATAAGAGATGAGATAGTGAAAGCTGAATTTCAGAGTCTTGTTTCAACAGATGACCTTCCTGACCTTCTTAAACGGGAGGTGCGGTGATTCTAGCCAAGTAGGAGTATCTATTTACCTTTTTTTCTCCTTAGCAACATGTTTTAACTTTATTATTTTTTCCTGTGAAAATCATATCAAGCTTTGTGCTACTGCTAAATGGATCAGTAATTCAGTATCCTATAAATACCTAGTAGGAAGCCTGACATGGATATCCGGAACCAGCACCATCAATAAAAAACTGTTAGACAGGAGACTTGGTCCACCCGGTCTCCCCACGATCTGCGCACGACTGGGCGCACGTAATCTGTTCTGTTGGGCGTGGCCCTCCTATATGTATCCTGGCTTGTACTCGAATCAGTTAAGGAAAGATTTCAATCAGTTTTCATGGTTCAAAAACAAGTAGAAAGCACAAAGGGGATCATCAATGAAATGGAAAGAAACTGCATATTCATGAAGTTACTAAAATTATGTAACTCCTTGTATATAGGCACATACACGATGAGCTGTGTGTCAAACTGTTATGGGCACATATACGAATTGTACCTTTGGGTAAGGATAGAAAAAACAGATATATTACCGCAGCAAATTTAGTAGCGGGTAGGTACTTGAAATAGGCTTTCGCCCCTCTTTTATAGAAAGCAAACCACCACGTCCATACATCAAGTCCAAGTGAACGAAAGAAACAATGCAGGTAGGTACTCAGGTGGCTGTCAGCCGGTTACTGTCTTGTTGTTCTTTTCTGTATATTTTCCTCCTCAAAGTGTGTGATTCTTTGGTGATTCTGAGCGTTGACATCAGGTTTTCATTTAGATAAGTGTTGAAACACCTCTTTTATGAATTCCGGAAACAGGCTATTTTGTATGCATAATATGAACTCTCTTTCTTGTTGACAGGTACTGCATCTAAAGCGGCAGCTCCATTATTTAACTGGTTGTGAAGGAGAGGAGGCATCTCAAGAGCCTATGCCACTATCCCCTTAGAGATGATGTTGTCACATGACTAGGAGGGGAAGCCCTTGGAGATTACACGAGCATAATATAATAAAAATGGCTATGTGCATCGcttgatgcagaggccgggggttaTCCTTCTTTCCAAAAAAACTATCAGACTAAAATATAGTACAAttcaataaacaaatttccttCCTGAGACAATAGGACATAGTATGAAGGATCGAATAACAGCATTTTGAGAGACTACTGGAGTCCAAGACCGACACTACTAGTTTATTTTTGTTAACCACATATGTGTAATTATCCGTGTCAAATGTATTCACACCAAGATTTTACCCAACTAGCAAAATACCTGTGAGCCGAGGAAATTTGAAATAACTTCCAAAACAACTCGGTCACTAATGTGCAGAACTGTTCAATTCCAAGACAAAACTGTACAAAATGCCATATACCGAAATGAGACTGAAATTGGTATTCACAATAGATATGCATATTACTTCGTATCCAGTTGTCAGATTTAGGCCATACATGGCTGATAGTGTTAGCTAGCCACCGGGACAATTAGTGTTGGTAAAATTCTATTGAAACTAGAAACAGGCCTCCGCTCTCATGGACCTGTTTTCATCAAAATATGATACATATAGAACGTTTTCAGTATAAATTGTTCATATCAATCAATCAAAACTTCAGCAAAACGCACCCAATTAGCCTTTTTTTTTCCTTCTGCACTTAAACTTTCTTTTTCGTCGATGTTTCTGACTACAACTTAATTGCCATGTAGGATCCAACTCCAGCAATAGCTCCCAGTGGTTCAGCCACCAGATAAACCCAAATCTTGGTGTATCTCCCCGTGGCAATGGCCGGTCCAATGGTACGCGCTGGGTTCATAGATGCTCCTGTCGACGGCCTGCTTATAGTTTTCAGTCGACGTAGATAAATAACAGTTTGTGAACTTACTTGGAAAAGAAACAAAAATGAACCACAATAATAATGCCATGTACTACTACTACACATTCTAGCTACTTACCCCGCCATGAGAATATTCATCACTACTGTCGCACCGACCGCCACTGCTATCAATTTTTTCACCTATATATAATAAAACCGGGATTACTTGGGGAGGAAAAAAAATATAGAACGTAAGGAAGAAATACCAGCTACAAGAAGTAATATAGAGTATATTACTGCATGAGGGTCCGTGGCAACGGCTATTATGACGAAGAGAAGGATGAACGTGATGATGAACTCCACGGCGAACGCCTCCACCGTGCCGACGCTCGGGATGGTGGTGATCCCAGGGTTCACGGGGTGGTAAATCGCGTTGCCGGCGAAGGAGGCAGCGGTGGAGCCGAGTACCTGCGCGGCGATGTAGGGGACGAGGTGGGCCGGCGGGAGATGGCCGAAGACACCCATTGCGATGCTCACGGCCGGGTTCAGGTGGCACCCGGAGATGTGGATGATGGAGAAGACGAGCACCATGACCGCTAAGCCAACGGACACGGCGATGCCCATGAGGCCCACCACGCCGTGGTGCTGCTCGTCCATGATTATGGAGGACACCTGGATGAACATGAGGATGAACGTCCCCAGAAACTCCGCCATCACCTGATCAAGACGTCTGTCTACTTAATATTGCTTAGCCGATCCATGGAATTAATGGTGTTAGCCAGAAGAGTTGAGAGTTGAGCTGGATACCTTCTTCATGAGTGGCACCGCTGCCATGTTTGGAAATTTAGGCTGCCGCCGCCGAGGACGAGTTGAGTCATGTTCAGAGGACGGTGGTGGTGGATCGCCGTCGGCATCGACATGGTTGATCGGCTCCATCGGCACAATCATCGACCCCATTGCAAGCAAGCACTATAGTTTGCCAAGACAACAGTATGCATATAATGATATATAGTACTGTCCTGTTGCTCTTGGTCAATACCTTACCATCCGTAATCAGCTAGCTAAGGCATACACGATGCGATCAACAATAAACAAGATGTCAACATATTAAATATGCATGCCAACTTGCCAGGCATATTCCATGGATGAGTGCAGGGTTTGACGGTAACAAACACCGGTATTATTGATCCAAGAAATAAAACTTTGCGTGTCATTAGGTTTTAAGTTTGCCTCAAAAATCTTTTTGGCTGTGTCCATTCTCGATGTCTTGATTTGGTCTTGATATTGTGTTTAGTGCAAAGGCAAAGTGTAATTGGTATCAACATATTATTATCTTTGTCGGAAAAAAAAGCTTCAATATGGCCTCCACAAAGTCTTGAAACCCAAATTGTCATCAGGAAGGCCGCCGTGGCTAGCATATAGTaaactatatatgttgctgtcCAGAGCAACATTCTGGAATCATAAGCCACAAAATTAGGCGCAGACTTTCAAGTAGCAATTTGAAAACTATAATATAGAAGTTAATAGCCACCTGGAAACAGCAAGTTATGGATACACTCTGCTGCTCTTCGTCAACTCCTATTCTAATCAGCTAGTAATATGTTTTGCTGTTTGCTGATACGAACAAGAAAATACAAGCTGTTAAACATGCACACATGGGAAACATATTCCATTGATCTTGGGCCAGAAGTAAGTACATAAtttcttttttgcaggaaaggaACTTTCATGAATCAGACATAGTGATCACATCCGTGTTTTTCTTTCTTGCGAGGAGATTACATCCGAGTTTACTATGCTAGCAATTTCATCAGGTGAATTCTAGAGCCAATAAGCAGTTTGCTGTTGCGAACGACCCATACATACAAGGGTGTGACTGGCAACATTTGTAGGGCAGACGATTTTACAATACGTATGCATGTATCTATCAACCCATCTCGCATGGATCGTTTGCAGTATTTTTGTGCAGTCCGTCTCCATAATTAGTGCAGAGTTGACGGATGGTAACAAACACTAATACTATTGAAAGAATAAAATTGTTAGTGTCGTCATTCAGAAATACCTATATACACGTATTAAAAGCATGAATTAAGTTTCAACAATTTAATCAGTTGTCGCCATCTTTTCTTTATTATTCTAATATATCTTGGCGGCGGGACAACTTTGCCTCAAATTTACAGACAATaatgttgggaaacgtagtaaaaaataaaaaaaattaccCTATGATCAAGGTCACAGATCACTATGAAGATGCACACAAGGATAGATCATATCATTACCAACTTAGAGTTGCAGGAGAAGAAGAGTTGGTGTAGATTGAACTTGAAGTCTCTCGAACTGTCCACAACAATTCCTCGAACAAAAGACCGAAAGCACCACCTCTCTATGAATTGCATGCATACAGACTTTCCGATCAGCAGCGCTTCGCCGTCCAAAGTTAATCGTCGTCTGAGAATTAGATGAGGGAGAAGAGAAACTCATGAGGCTTTCTCTATTATGAGAATTAGAGAGAAGTAGGACTAGCTCTAATCTAGATCAAGTCTAAATTAGAACTAGatcatgttggaaatatgccctagaggcaataaagtggttattatcatattttcttgttcatgataaatgtttattattcatgctagaattgtattgatcagaaacctaaatacatgtgtggttACATaaaaaacaccgtgtccctactAAGTCtatactagactagctcgttgatcaaagatggttaaggtttcctgaccatatacatgagttgtcattttataacgggattacatcattaggagaatgatgtgatgaacagATCCAATTGTAAGCTTAGCATCTGTTCGTTTCATCTAGTTTATTTGATACGactttcttcatgtcaagtaCCAGTTCCTTAGACCGTGAGACCATGCCactcccagataccggaggaatacttttgtgtgctatcaaatgtcacttcgtaactgggtgatcataaagatgctctacaggtatctccaaatgTATTTGTTCGGTTgcatggatcgagactgggatctgtcacttcgtatgacggagagatatctctggccCTCACGGTAATACAAAATCATAAAAAGCTTGCAAGCAAGTGACTAATGATTTTAGTCACATGGAtcttgtattacggaacgagtaaagagacttaccgataacgagattgaactaggtatggagataccgacgatcgaatctcgggcaagtaacatatcactggataaagggaattgtatatggaaTTAACTGAATCATCAACATCATGGTTCagccgataaaagatcttcgttgaatatgtgggaatcaatatgggcatccaggtcccgcaaTTTATTATTGATTGGAGAGGAGTGTCGGTCATGTCTTCATGTTCCTGAACCCACAGGGTcgcacacttaacgtttggtAGCGCCAGGGTAGTATTGAAATATTAATATGATAAAGTAtgaggttgtttggagtcccgaacGGGATCCAGGACATCACGAGGAGCtctggaatggtctggaggtaaagatctATATATATGAGAATTTATGTTCTGAGCACCAAAAAAGTTTGGGGGCATGCCAGTAGTGTACCAGAGACACCGAAGGGTTCCGCGGGTCCACCgggggggtccacctgccccagggggcacatgggctgtagggggcgCCCTAGCCTATATGGGTCGGGCGCACCAGCCCCCCACCAGGCCCATGCGCCAAGGGTGGGCAAACCCTAGGGGTGGGAGGTGCCCCACATGACTTGGTGGGCAAGCCACCCCCTAgggctacccccccccccccctccctaggAGGAGGGGCTAGGGCCGGAGCACCTCCCCCCACCCCTGTATAAGGTGGAGGCACAGGAGGGCAGCCGCAAAGTTCCACCCTTGCCCCGTCTCCCTCCTGTTACTCCTCCTCCATGTTCCGTCAGCGGTTAGCGAAGCCCTACCAGCGTTCCTCTGCCACCAccatcaccacgtcgtcgtgctggtCATGATCTCATCTAACTCCTCTCCCtcgcttgctggatcaagaaggagagtatgccaccgagccgaacgtgtgctaATCTCGGAGGTGCCGCACGTGCGGTGCTTGGATCGGATTGGATCACGACGTGAGTAGTACTACGTCAACCACGATCTTTAGGTCATTaacgctttcggtctacaagagTACGTAGACACACACACTCCCCTCTTGTTGGACAGAACGCATGCAGGGTTGTTCACGCGTCGATGATGTCGTGCAGGTCGTATGGGATCCTCGCCCAGCCGCACAACGCGGTGTACTATGAGCAGAGGGCGGTGACGGGCGTCATCATCGTCACGGAGGCCTGCGCGGTGTCAGAGGCCGTTGAGGGCTACCTGCACATGCCCGGCATGTGGAGCCAGGAGTAGGTGGAGGCGTGGATGCCAGTGGTCGACGCGGTGCACGGCAAGGGCGACGTCTTCTTCTACTAGATATGGCACACAAGCCGTGTCTCGCCCACAGGTAGAACATTATCCTCGTACCTTTTTTTCCTTTGAATAGATTATCCTTGTAAATATGGTGTTTTTTTTCATTTGTCGAGTGGATGGATGAAAGTGCTACGTCTCGATCATGTCATAGAGTTCCAGCCTAATGGGCAAGCTCCGATGTCGAGCACGGACAAGCAAGTGACACCACAAGTCGCCCATATGATGGCAGTGTCCTGGAGTTTGCGGCCCCTCATAGGTTGGACATAGTGGATCGCCGCCAGGAACGCCATCAGAGCCGGTACCATGTTTTGCTAGTTTGGAATGGTAATGATCATCATCTCTGATCGAAGGGTTCGATGCCGTGGAGATCCACGCGGCCCACGGGTACATGACCGACCAGTTCATTAAGGACAGCGTGAACGACCAGCGGACGCGTACGGCGGCGGCCTGAAGAACCGCTGCCGCTTCGCTTCGGAGGTCTGAAAAAATCGAGGTATTTCCAATTGTTTGTTCTTTTTGTTGAGTCTTGACTCACCTCATTCAATATTTTAGCTACAACATGTCTTGCACTGCACTTCGAGGTGGACGACTACAAATACGGGGCATGTTCTATTTCAATTGGTACTCGTCACCCTACCAAGGCATCCATGTTTTGAGCTTTTGAGCATTCAAATGTGATCGTACGTGTCATCCGGACATTGCATGTAGTTGCAGCTTTTACTAGATCTAATGAGTCTGTCCTAAATGTCAGGGGTTTTATAAATTTTGTAAGTTGTATATTTTTTTCCCAATCAGACTCACATGCACCCATTCGAGTATTTTGTTATGAGGTTTTTTAAGCACCGCATGCAAACCCCATACTTTTCCAACACGCAaaaaaaaaaggatagtagtccGAGAAGACCGGTTTGACGAGAGTCTAACTTCGGAGTATGACATATATAGAACGCCTAGGGACAGCGCAACATGTTGCCGCTTATGACTGGCCACTATTTTTAGCCAATTATATACTATATATGGATGTGAGACGATCTTATGGTTCTCCATCGTGCCATCCAGACATGCTTACCCTTATATAAACTCGACATAAGGATTTTGACGCATGATTGTCTTCCTACCAAAGAAAAGTTTACACATAACTTGCAATCCATGAATTCATCCCACAAGTTCTTCATGGTTGTTGCCGTCCTTGCCTTGCTCGTCGTGGCTACGGGTGAGAATTTACACTGGATTTACTCCTTTCCTTTCTTTTTGATACACTGCCCTTTATGTTGTCCTATAATAAATTATTATTGCTAACTAAAACATGGCAGATGTGAGCTTTCACTTTTGCTTTACCAGGCTAGAAAATCACATGAGCCCATCATATATGACAAGCAATATTCACAAGACATGAATATCAATTGGTACCATATTTTTATAAGAAATAAAAGCACAAAAGGGGTGTCTTATAAAATATCTAGTACAATATAAGTGGTAATCTAATGAGAGAAAAACTTATGCAGATACATCATCATGTGTGATTCACTGATTTGATGTATTTAACGTACTTTTCCAATGTGTGGGTGTGTTTGTGTTGTTCAGAGGTGGCACCGGCGCAGGCGGTAGACTGCAGGACAGCGAGCACCCGGTTCAACGGCATATGCATCCTGGACACCAGTTGCGCCAACATGTGCATCACCGAGGGGTTCCTGGCTGGCGGGGAGTGTGAAGGCCTCCACAGGCGCTGCATGTGCAGAACACCATGCTAGGCAAAGCATATGCATAGTCTGGACTGCTTCATCAGGAAATTTTCCCGATTTAGATAAAAACAAGGAAAATATATATTTTTTtctaaaagaaaagaaaatggaGTTGTAACACATACTGTGTTCTTTTAGTTTTTTTCCACATGTTCATCTGGAAACTTGTGGCTGTGCAGTTTGATGCATTTGTGTTGATCGTGCAatccagtttgatgtgtttttgTTGTAAACTTGAAGTTGACCATTTAGTCATTGTGTAAGATTATTTTCCAAGATTCATTCATTTGTGATCATGCAATGCAGTATTGTAGTACTAGTAACCGCAGTGTTTCTAGTAGCATAAATTTATTTCTCTAACTTCTAACGTtgacagtgaagacaaatagaagGATGGAATGATTTTGGTGGTTGCATGATCTGAACACAGAgatctcaaatgaaaatgatatAAGGTTGAAATGATATATAATATTTCAGCTCCACCAAAGAAATCAATATCGTTTCTCCTTGAAATTTTTGCTAGTGTCCGTGAGCCGTGACTAAATTATCGATATGCCAAAATTATCAACAACGTTATTTTGATAAATATTGTTTGTTAAATAAGGAGTGAAGTTGTTTATTCGTGTCTTGACTCTTGGTATTAATGACAGCAGTGATCGGTATTTTCGCAGTTTTGTTATTTGTCGAACGACGGAACAAATGATTATCTCCAAATGACCACTGAGAATAATCAGATCAAACTTAAGATTCATGTAGATGCTAAGAGGACGAGAAATATGATCTGACATTAGTAACAACTATCGGTAGTTCAT
Protein-coding sequences here:
- the LOC125511537 gene encoding glutathione gamma-glutamylcysteinyltransferase 1-like isoform X2; translated protein: MEVASLYRRVLPTPPAVEFASPEGRRLFAEALEAGTMEGFFSLVSHFQTQSEPAFCGLASIAVVLNALAIDPGRRWKGPWRWFDESMLDCCEPLHVVRSQGITFGKVVCLARCAGASVRCFRADHATVHDLRAHLARCASSHDCHLIASYHRGHFKQTGGGHFSPIGGYHAGTDRALILDVARFKYPPHWVPLTLLWEAMNTTDKATGFLRGFMLVSRHNSAPSLLYTVSCGDESWKSMAKYCVEDAPNLLKDESPDNVTTLLSRLVGSLPANAGDLIKCVVEVRRKDEGGSCLSKEGKERLVLKEKVLQQVRDTKLFRIVQELQYPKRLRQAHTNGDGPKNVIPGTVVSEGNEQANSVDLLLSTSPSEKSLCNPNSKNEAVKYPSSTDVLTVLLLVLHPSTWFGIRDEIVKAEFQSLVSTDDLPDLLKREDPTPAIAPSGSATR
- the LOC125511537 gene encoding glutathione gamma-glutamylcysteinyltransferase 1-like isoform X1, which codes for MEVASLYRRVLPTPPAVEFASPEGRRLFAEALEAGTMEGFFSLVSHFQTQSEPAFCGLASIAVVLNALAIDPGRRWKGPWRWFDESMLDCCEPLHVVRSQGITFGKVVCLARCAGASVRCFRADHATVHDLRAHLARCASSHDCHLIASYHRGHFKQTGGGHFSPIGGYHAGTDRALILDVARFKYPPHWVPLTLLWEAMNTTDKATGFLRGFMLVSRHNSAPSLLYTVSCGDESWKSMAKYCVEDAPNLLKDESPDNVTTLLSRLVGSLPANAGDLIKCVVEVRRKDEGGSCLSKEGKERLVLKEKVLQQVRDTKLFRIVQELQYPKRLRQAHTNGDGPKNVIPGTVVSEGNEQANSVDLLLSTSPSEKSLCNPNSKNEAVKYPSSTDVLTVLLLVLHPSTWFGIRDEIVKAEFQSLVSTDDLPDLLKREVLHLKRQLHYLTGCEGEEASQEPMPLSP
- the LOC125511539 gene encoding aquaporin NIP3-3-like; protein product: MGSMIVPMEPINHVDADGDPPPPSSEHDSTRPRRRQPKFPNMAAVPLMKKVMAEFLGTFILMFIQVSSIIMDEQHHGVVGLMGIAVSVGLAVMVLVFSIIHISGCHLNPAVSIAMGVFGHLPPAHLVPYIAAQVLGSTAASFAGNAIYHPVNPGITTIPSVGTVEAFAVEFIITFILLFVIIAVATDPHAVKKLIAVAVGATVVMNILMAGPSTGASMNPARTIGPAIATGRYTKIWVYLVAEPLGAIAGVGSYMAIKL